A single Amphiura filiformis chromosome 19, Afil_fr2py, whole genome shotgun sequence DNA region contains:
- the LOC140140963 gene encoding glutamate receptor ionotropic, kainate 2-like: protein MWEYMSKRPNVFENTYVDGIQRVLNTKNYAFLMESTMAEFVVSQHCKNLTQIGGLLNSRGYGVGTRQGDPIRDQITNAILQLQEADEILSLKSKWWRTGICSSDLGQKEDANELGLQNIGGIFLVLIAGLVLGVFVAVAEFVWTSRQNAKADRKSICAEMMSEIKFACKCKNKKMVRASADHKFMPAPPYPSGLNGQTFGMEPVEYPIFE from the exons ATGTGGGAGTATATGTCTAAACGACCGAATGTATTTGAAAATACTTATGTTGATGGCATTCAGAGAGTGCTAAATACAAAGAACTATGCTTTTCTTATGGAGTCAACCATGGCAGAATTTGTCGTATCGCAGCACTGTAAAAATTTGACGCAAATTGGCGGACTTCTGAATTCAAGAGGATACGGCGTAGGAACAAGGCAAG GTGATCCTATTCGAGATCAAATAACCAATGCCATATTACAGCTACAGGAGGCAGATGAAATTCTGTCTTTGAAAAGTAAATGGTGGAGAACGGGTATTTGTAGCAGTGACCTTGGACAGAAAGAAGATGCCAACGAATTGGGACTGCAAAATATCGGTGGCATATTTCTTGTGTTGATTGCCGGATTAGTGTTGGGCGTATTCGTAGCAGTCGCTGAGTTTGTATGGACGTCGAGACAGAATGCTAAGGCAGACAGA AAGTCTATATGTGCGGAAATGATGTCAGAAATAAAGTTCGCCTGTAAATGTAAGAACAAGAAAATGGTGCGAGCGTCAGCAGACCACAAATTTATGCCGGCACCGCCCTACCCAAGCGGACTGAATGGACAGACGTTTGGAATGGAGCCTGTTGAATatcccatttttgaataa